The Sphingomonas sp. KR3-1 genome contains a region encoding:
- a CDS encoding response regulator transcription factor translates to MSQQAKILVVDDEPAIRRLLGAGLARVGYRVIEAATARDALSAMQIDKPEAVLLDLGLPDRDGLELVPLLKAAGASVLVVSARDATDQKVTALDLGADDYVTKPFDTEEVLARIRTALRHRLSAEAEAPVVKFGMVEIDLTARLVRKGGEEVHLTPKEFGFLAELAKHPGRVVTHSQLLRTVWGPGHEHDVEYLRVAARGVRRKLEEDPGTPSAIRNEPGVGYRLMA, encoded by the coding sequence ATGAGCCAGCAGGCCAAGATCCTGGTCGTGGACGACGAGCCTGCGATCCGCCGGCTGCTCGGCGCCGGGCTGGCGCGGGTCGGCTACCGCGTGATCGAGGCGGCGACCGCGCGCGATGCGCTGAGCGCGATGCAGATCGACAAGCCCGAGGCAGTGCTGCTCGACCTGGGGCTGCCCGATCGCGACGGGCTGGAGCTGGTCCCGCTGCTCAAGGCGGCTGGCGCGTCGGTGCTGGTCGTCTCGGCGCGCGACGCGACCGACCAGAAGGTGACCGCGCTCGACCTGGGCGCGGACGATTATGTCACCAAGCCGTTCGATACCGAGGAAGTGCTCGCCCGCATCCGCACGGCGCTGCGCCATCGGCTGTCGGCCGAGGCCGAGGCGCCCGTGGTGAAGTTCGGCATGGTCGAGATCGACCTGACCGCGCGGCTGGTGCGCAAGGGCGGGGAAGAGGTGCACCTGACCCCCAAGGAGTTCGGCTTCCTGGCGGAGCTCGCCAAGCATCCCGGCCGCGTGGTGACGCACAGCCAGCTGCTCCGCACCGTGTGGGGGCCGGGGCACGAGCATGACGTCGAATATCTTCGCGTCGCTGCGCGCGGAGTGCGGCGCAAGCTAGAGGAGGACCCCGGCACGCCCTCGGCGATCCGCAACGAGCCGGGGGTGGGCTATCGGCTGATGGCCTGA
- the kdpA gene encoding potassium-transporting ATPase subunit KdpA, which yields MTVQGWMLILVFTLILVALAKPVGTWLFAIYEGRRTPLHVVLGPVERGFYKLAGVDPNAEQGWRRYALHMMAFQLATLLFTYLVLRFQDMLPMNPRGLAGLTPDGAMNTAISFTTNTNWQWYSGEAALSNLSQMLGLTIHNFLSAATGIAIAFALFRGFARKQASGIGNFWADMTRVTLYVLLPICVVYALYLIASGVPQTFTALVDATTLEGAKQSIALGPVASQEAIKMLGTNGGGFFNANSAHPFENPSALTNLIQMLSIFVLGVGLTYTFGKAVGNTRQGWAILAAMLTLFLIGAGVTYWQEAAGNPVLHHLGVAGGNMEGKEVRFGVAASALFATVTTAASCGAVNAMHDSLTAIGGLVPLFNMQLGEVVVGGVGAGIYGFLLFAILAVFVAGLMVGRTPEYVGKKIESREVKLAVLAIAVLPLMILGGTAIASVLPAGLAGPLNKGPHGFTEILYAFTSAAANNGSAFAGLTAGTPFYNGLLGVAMWVGRFFITVPVLAIAGSLAAKKVHPESAGSFPTTGLLWIGLLVGIILVLGGLTFLPSLALGPIADHLAMIHGQLF from the coding sequence ATGACCGTCCAAGGCTGGATGCTGATCCTCGTCTTCACCCTGATCCTCGTCGCGCTGGCAAAGCCGGTGGGGACCTGGCTTTTCGCCATCTATGAAGGACGGCGCACGCCGCTCCATGTCGTGCTCGGCCCCGTCGAGCGCGGATTCTACAAGCTCGCCGGAGTCGATCCCAACGCCGAGCAGGGCTGGCGCCGCTATGCCCTGCACATGATGGCGTTCCAGCTCGCCACCTTGCTGTTCACCTATCTGGTGCTGCGCTTCCAGGACATGCTGCCGATGAACCCGCGCGGGCTCGCCGGGCTCACGCCCGACGGCGCGATGAACACGGCGATCAGCTTCACCACCAATACCAACTGGCAATGGTATTCGGGCGAGGCGGCACTTTCGAACCTCAGCCAGATGCTGGGGCTGACCATCCACAACTTCCTGTCGGCCGCGACCGGCATCGCCATTGCCTTCGCGCTGTTCCGCGGCTTCGCCCGCAAGCAGGCGAGCGGGATCGGCAATTTCTGGGCCGACATGACCCGGGTGACGCTCTACGTGCTGCTGCCGATCTGCGTGGTCTATGCGCTCTACCTGATCGCGAGCGGCGTGCCGCAGACCTTCACCGCTTTGGTCGATGCGACCACGCTCGAGGGCGCCAAACAGTCGATCGCGCTGGGTCCGGTCGCTTCGCAGGAAGCGATCAAGATGCTCGGCACCAATGGCGGCGGCTTCTTCAACGCCAACTCCGCGCACCCGTTCGAGAACCCGAGCGCGCTGACCAACCTGATCCAGATGCTGTCGATCTTCGTGCTCGGCGTCGGGCTGACCTATACCTTCGGCAAGGCCGTGGGGAACACGCGTCAAGGCTGGGCGATCCTAGCCGCGATGCTGACGCTGTTCCTGATCGGTGCGGGCGTGACCTATTGGCAGGAGGCCGCGGGCAACCCGGTGCTCCACCATCTCGGCGTCGCGGGCGGCAACATGGAAGGCAAGGAGGTCCGCTTCGGCGTGGCCGCCAGCGCGCTCTTCGCCACCGTGACCACCGCGGCATCGTGCGGCGCGGTCAATGCGATGCATGACAGCCTGACCGCGATCGGCGGGCTGGTGCCGCTGTTCAACATGCAGCTCGGCGAAGTCGTGGTCGGCGGCGTGGGGGCGGGCATCTACGGCTTCCTGCTCTTCGCCATCCTCGCGGTGTTCGTCGCGGGCCTGATGGTTGGGCGGACGCCGGAATATGTCGGCAAGAAGATCGAGAGCCGCGAAGTGAAGCTGGCTGTCCTGGCGATCGCCGTGCTGCCGCTGATGATCCTGGGCGGCACGGCGATCGCCTCGGTGCTGCCGGCGGGCCTTGCCGGGCCGCTCAACAAGGGGCCGCACGGCTTCACCGAGATCCTCTACGCCTTCACCTCCGCGGCCGCCAACAACGGCTCGGCCTTCGCGGGCCTGACCGCCGGCACGCCCTTCTACAACGGGCTGCTCGGGGTCGCGATGTGGGTCGGCCGCTTCTTCATCACTGTCCCCGTGCTCGCCATCGCCGGCAGCCTGGCCGCGAAGAAGGTGCACCCGGAAAGCGCGGGCTCGTTCCCGACCACGGGCTTGCTCTGGATCGGCCTGCTCGTCGGCATCATCCTGGTGCTGGGTGGGCTCACCTTCCTTCCCAGCCTCGCGCTCGGTCCCATCGCCGATCATCTCGCGATGATCCACGGCCAGCTCTTCTGA
- a CDS encoding sensor histidine kinase KdpD — protein MSDADQRPDPDALLRAAAQEGIGRLKVFLGAAPGVGKTYEMLTEAAAHRKAGLDVVIGVVETHGRAETEALVHGLEIVPRRPVDYHGRTIAEMDLDAILARAPQRVLVDELAHTNAPGSRHDKRYQDIEELLAAGIDVYSTVNIQHIESLNDVVASFTKVRVRETVPDRVLEAADIEIVDLPPDELIERLREGKVYVPEEATRALGHFFSKSNLTALRELALRRAAQAVDAQMLDYLRTHALAGTWAASERLVVAVSELPGAPELVRAAKRIADGLRAPWTAVHIETPRTARFGDTENAQVASALHLASQLGGQVASVPAESVLEGLKRFTVEARATQLIVGKSARSRWFELRHGSVVDRLVRETPGIAVHVLPMLETPAPHPRQRPRANWGSPTDYTISLALVAAVTLLGATLFSFGNITNIGLLYLLPVMVAATRYGVRAGVVTGLISSLAYNFFFIPPTHTFTIQDPQNIITVLVLMGVAVVSSQLAARVRAQAELAQRSAAQNSTLAGFARLLTGVSTQEDLGQTLCAEVGRLLDVSTVLLLPERGQLALRAAYPPEDRLEMIEQAAAQWSYDHNSPAGRGSDTLTASEWLFHPLAAGGRVLGVFGVARSDAGNPLRSDQLPLLLSLLDQAALAFERIALESEMATVTQLKERDRLRAALLSSVSHDLRTPLTTILGMLGEMRAESEGQGEQLAAARSEAERLNRFVANLLDMVRIEAGALHQSIEPVDLAEAVAGAVHDLRRVLEGHPVRFDVSPELPFVSLDPQLFHHCLINLIENAGKYGDPGSPITIEARRQPGSMTLSVMDEGPGLPPGDEARIFETFARIEGSDRKGGTGLGLAIVKGFAEAMGLSVSAANRADPAGAIFTIRFPEGLLRKASAGE, from the coding sequence GTGAGCGACGCGGACCAGAGACCCGATCCCGATGCCCTGCTGCGCGCCGCTGCGCAGGAGGGCATCGGCCGCCTGAAGGTGTTCCTCGGCGCGGCGCCGGGGGTGGGCAAGACCTATGAGATGCTCACCGAGGCGGCGGCGCACCGCAAGGCGGGGCTGGACGTGGTGATTGGCGTGGTCGAGACGCATGGCCGGGCCGAGACCGAGGCGCTGGTCCACGGGCTCGAGATCGTGCCGCGCCGGCCGGTCGACTATCATGGCCGGACGATCGCCGAGATGGACCTCGACGCGATCCTGGCGCGCGCGCCGCAGCGGGTGCTGGTCGACGAGCTTGCCCACACCAATGCGCCGGGCAGCCGGCACGACAAGCGCTACCAAGATATCGAGGAGCTGCTCGCGGCGGGGATCGACGTCTATTCGACGGTCAACATCCAGCACATCGAGAGCCTGAACGACGTCGTTGCCAGCTTCACCAAGGTGCGGGTGCGCGAGACGGTGCCGGATCGTGTGCTCGAGGCCGCGGATATCGAGATCGTCGACCTGCCGCCCGACGAGCTGATCGAGCGGCTGCGCGAGGGCAAGGTCTACGTGCCCGAGGAAGCAACGCGGGCGCTGGGGCATTTCTTCTCCAAGTCGAACCTGACCGCGCTGCGCGAGCTGGCGCTGCGCCGGGCGGCGCAGGCGGTCGATGCGCAGATGCTCGACTATCTCCGCACGCATGCGCTGGCGGGCACCTGGGCGGCGAGCGAGCGGCTGGTTGTGGCGGTGAGCGAGCTGCCGGGTGCGCCTGAGCTGGTCCGCGCCGCCAAGCGCATCGCCGACGGCCTACGCGCGCCCTGGACCGCCGTGCATATCGAGACGCCGCGCACGGCGCGCTTCGGGGATACCGAGAATGCCCAGGTCGCCTCGGCGCTGCACCTCGCCAGCCAGCTGGGAGGGCAGGTTGCATCGGTGCCTGCGGAATCTGTGCTCGAAGGATTGAAACGCTTCACCGTCGAGGCGCGGGCGACGCAGCTAATCGTGGGCAAATCGGCGCGTTCTCGCTGGTTCGAGCTGCGTCACGGATCGGTAGTCGACCGACTTGTGCGCGAGACGCCGGGCATCGCGGTGCACGTGCTGCCGATGCTCGAGACGCCCGCGCCGCACCCCCGGCAGCGCCCGCGCGCCAATTGGGGCTCGCCGACCGACTATACCATCTCGCTGGCGCTGGTGGCGGCGGTCACGCTCTTGGGCGCGACGCTGTTCTCGTTCGGCAACATCACCAATATCGGGCTGCTCTACCTGCTGCCGGTGATGGTCGCGGCGACGCGCTACGGCGTGCGCGCGGGCGTGGTGACCGGGCTGATCTCGTCGCTCGCCTACAATTTCTTCTTCATCCCGCCGACCCATACCTTCACGATCCAGGACCCGCAGAACATCATCACCGTGCTGGTGCTGATGGGCGTGGCGGTCGTCTCGAGCCAGCTTGCCGCGCGGGTGCGGGCGCAAGCCGAACTCGCACAGCGCAGCGCCGCGCAGAACAGCACGCTGGCGGGCTTCGCGCGGCTGCTGACCGGTGTGAGCACGCAGGAGGACCTGGGGCAGACGCTGTGCGCGGAGGTCGGCCGGCTGCTCGACGTCAGCACGGTGCTGCTGCTGCCCGAGCGCGGCCAGCTGGCGCTCCGCGCCGCTTATCCGCCCGAGGACCGGCTCGAGATGATCGAGCAGGCCGCGGCGCAATGGTCGTACGACCATAACAGCCCGGCCGGGCGCGGATCGGACACGCTGACTGCTTCGGAATGGCTGTTCCACCCGCTTGCTGCCGGCGGGCGCGTGCTCGGCGTGTTCGGCGTGGCGCGCAGCGATGCCGGCAATCCGCTGCGATCGGACCAGCTGCCGCTGCTGCTCAGCCTGCTCGACCAGGCCGCGCTCGCCTTCGAGCGGATCGCGCTGGAAAGCGAGATGGCGACGGTGACGCAGCTCAAGGAGCGCGACCGGCTGCGCGCCGCGCTGCTGTCCTCGGTCAGCCACGACCTGCGCACGCCGCTTACCACGATCCTGGGCATGCTCGGCGAGATGCGCGCGGAAAGCGAAGGGCAGGGCGAGCAGCTCGCCGCGGCACGGTCGGAGGCGGAGCGGCTCAATCGCTTCGTCGCCAACCTGCTCGACATGGTCCGGATCGAGGCGGGCGCGCTTCACCAGTCGATCGAGCCGGTCGACCTGGCCGAGGCAGTGGCGGGCGCAGTGCATGACCTGCGCCGCGTGCTGGAGGGGCATCCGGTGCGGTTCGACGTCTCGCCCGAGCTGCCGTTCGTCTCGCTCGATCCGCAGCTCTTTCATCACTGCCTGATCAACCTGATCGAGAATGCCGGGAAATATGGCGATCCCGGCTCGCCGATCACGATCGAGGCGCGCCGCCAGCCGGGCAGCATGACGCTGAGCGTGATGGACGAGGGCCCCGGCCTACCACCCGGCGACGAGGCGCGGATCTTCGAGACCTTCGCACGGATCGAGGGATCGGACCGCAAGGGCGGGACCGGCTTGGGACTGGCAATCGTCAAGGGGTTTGCCGAGGCGATGGGGCTTTCGGTGTCCGCCGCGAACCGCGCCGATCCGGCGGGAGCGATCTTCACGATACGCTTTCCGGAAGGACTGCTCCGCAAGGCGAGCGCCGGCGAATGA
- a CDS encoding sigma-70 family RNA polymerase sigma factor: MNEMTAVAERRASAAEDAALRQALHRFVTGRLRDGIEGEDIVQETYLRLYDYRRKRHIANAGAFCFAVARNLVHDHFRRLRALPPAAELADDIACPQPRADEVLDYRQRIDILVRALKVMPALRREIFLRRRLDGVPGAVVAADLGMSQAAVDKHCTRALADLRYALERRGLPAGGGA, from the coding sequence ATGAACGAGATGACCGCGGTCGCCGAGCGGCGTGCGAGCGCCGCCGAGGATGCCGCGCTGCGCCAGGCGCTGCACCGCTTCGTCACCGGCAGGCTGCGCGACGGTATCGAGGGCGAGGATATCGTCCAGGAAACCTATCTCCGCCTGTACGACTATCGCCGCAAGCGGCACATCGCCAATGCCGGCGCCTTCTGCTTCGCGGTGGCGCGCAACCTCGTGCACGACCATTTCCGCCGCCTGCGCGCGTTGCCGCCCGCGGCCGAGCTGGCCGACGACATCGCCTGCCCGCAGCCGCGCGCGGACGAGGTGCTCGACTATCGCCAGCGCATCGACATCCTGGTGCGGGCGCTCAAGGTGATGCCGGCGTTGCGCCGCGAGATATTCCTGCGCCGCCGGCTGGATGGGGTGCCGGGCGCCGTGGTCGCGGCCGATCTAGGCATGAGCCAGGCGGCGGTCGACAAGCATTGCACGCGGGCGCTCGCCGACCTGCGCTACGCGCTCGAGCGCCGTGGCCTGCCCGCGGGCGGTGGCGCATGA
- a CDS encoding FecR domain-containing protein — protein MSRRAALREAAYWAMREDEGALADAPPPAATDIQAMLDDPAFGEALSEVAAIGRLSDEEVRAMRDRRRRAIGGGVALALVAAVGIGSWQSGVFEAAAPFVQHIETRRGEQRTVQLADGSRVELDGATSMDVTIDGKTRAVEMRRGEAYFDIAHEESRPFTVRAGASSTRVLGTAFSIDLSQRLVKLAVYRGKVRFGGGTGDIVVPAGWRSSFAGGRALEPTRFDASQQDWREAWVDTDDMVLGELVEALNRRGGPVIAPPPASLARLPLSGRFKLDDAEELLGAMGEVYGFRVARQKDQLRLISTAEGDAKSSFE, from the coding sequence ATGAGCCGCCGCGCCGCGCTGCGCGAGGCCGCTTATTGGGCGATGCGCGAGGACGAGGGCGCGCTGGCCGACGCACCGCCGCCGGCCGCGACCGACATCCAGGCGATGCTCGACGATCCCGCATTCGGCGAAGCGCTGAGCGAAGTCGCCGCGATCGGGCGCCTCTCCGACGAGGAAGTGCGCGCAATGCGCGATCGCCGGCGTCGCGCGATCGGCGGCGGCGTGGCGCTGGCGCTGGTGGCCGCTGTCGGCATCGGCAGCTGGCAAAGCGGCGTGTTCGAGGCCGCGGCGCCGTTCGTCCAGCATATCGAGACCCGGCGCGGCGAGCAGCGCACCGTGCAGCTCGCCGACGGGTCGCGCGTCGAGCTCGACGGAGCGACCAGCATGGACGTGACGATCGACGGCAAGACGCGCGCGGTCGAGATGCGCCGCGGCGAGGCCTATTTCGACATCGCACACGAGGAGAGCCGCCCGTTCACCGTACGCGCCGGCGCTTCGAGCACCCGCGTGCTGGGCACCGCCTTCTCGATCGATCTCAGCCAGCGTTTGGTGAAGCTCGCGGTCTATCGCGGCAAGGTGCGCTTCGGCGGCGGCACCGGCGATATCGTCGTGCCGGCCGGCTGGCGTTCGAGCTTCGCGGGCGGGCGGGCGCTGGAGCCGACTCGCTTCGATGCGAGCCAGCAGGACTGGCGCGAGGCATGGGTCGATACCGACGACATGGTGCTCGGCGAGCTGGTCGAGGCGCTCAACCGGCGCGGCGGGCCGGTCATCGCACCGCCGCCGGCCAGCCTGGCGCGACTGCCGCTGTCGGGCCGATTCAAGCTTGACGATGCCGAGGAACTGCTCGGCGCGATGGGCGAGGTCTATGGCTTCCGCGTCGCCCGCCAGAAGGATCAGCTGCGCCTGATTTCGACCGCCGAGGGTGACGCGAAATCGTCATTCGAATGA
- the kdpF gene encoding K(+)-transporting ATPase subunit F, protein MNLPLILAGVTALGLLLYLVAVLVRPERF, encoded by the coding sequence ATGAACCTGCCGCTCATCCTTGCCGGGGTCACTGCCCTTGGCCTGCTCCTTTACCTCGTGGCCGTGCTCGTCCGGCCCGAGCGCTTCTGA
- the kdpB gene encoding potassium-transporting ATPase subunit KdpB yields MTTATLFTPALIGPAIGDAFKKLNPRELVKNPVLFTTAVVATLLTVLLFLGGTSLSLGFQIQLIVWLWLTVLFGTFAEALAEGRGRAQAASLRATKSELTARLPNGKTVPASQLKKGDVVLVEAGDLVPADGEVIEGVASVNESAITGESAPVIREAGGDRSAVTAGTRVISDRIKVRITQEPGQGFLDRMIALVEGAERQKTPNEIALTILLVGLTIIFLIAVSTIPGFAAYAGGQIPVAILAALLITLIPTTIAALLSAIGIAGMDRLVRFNVLAKSGRAVEAAGDIDVLLLDKTGTITIGDRAASDFRPLGGVTTDELARAALLASLADETPEGRSVVTLAQGKYAVEIRELPNTAEIIPFTAQTRISGVRFGATLIQKGAVDAILRANPGMAGAEELRRISEEIARQGQTPLAVAEDGRLLGVIALKDVVKAGVRERFGELRRMGIRTVMITGDNPLTAAAIAAEAGVDDFLAEATPEDKLALIRKEQQGGRLVAMCGDGTNDAPALAQSDVGVAMNTGTQAAREAGNMVDLDSDPTKLIEIVGLGKQLLMTRGALTTFSVANDIAKYFAIIPAMFIVLYPSLGVLNVMELASPQSAILSAIIFNALIIPCLVPLALKGVTYRPIGAGPLLARNLCIYGLGGVLAPFVGIKLIDLVVSGLGLA; encoded by the coding sequence ATGACGACCGCAACCCTGTTCACGCCCGCCCTGATCGGCCCTGCCATCGGCGATGCATTCAAGAAGCTGAACCCCCGCGAGCTGGTGAAGAACCCTGTGCTCTTCACCACCGCGGTGGTCGCGACCCTGCTTACCGTGCTGCTGTTCCTCGGCGGCACCAGCCTGTCGCTGGGCTTCCAGATCCAGCTGATCGTCTGGCTCTGGCTCACCGTCCTGTTCGGCACCTTTGCCGAGGCGCTGGCCGAGGGCCGGGGCCGCGCCCAGGCGGCGTCGCTGCGCGCCACCAAGTCCGAGCTGACCGCGCGGCTGCCGAACGGCAAGACCGTCCCGGCCTCGCAGCTCAAAAAGGGCGATGTCGTGCTGGTCGAGGCCGGCGATCTTGTCCCGGCAGATGGCGAGGTCATCGAAGGCGTCGCCTCGGTCAACGAAAGCGCGATCACCGGCGAAAGCGCGCCGGTGATCCGCGAGGCGGGCGGCGATCGCTCGGCCGTGACCGCCGGCACGCGGGTGATCTCGGACCGGATCAAGGTCCGCATCACCCAGGAACCAGGCCAGGGTTTTCTCGACCGGATGATCGCGCTCGTCGAAGGTGCCGAGCGCCAGAAGACCCCGAACGAGATCGCGCTGACGATCCTGCTCGTCGGGCTGACGATCATCTTCCTTATCGCGGTTTCGACCATCCCGGGCTTCGCCGCCTATGCGGGCGGGCAGATACCCGTGGCGATCCTAGCCGCGCTGCTGATCACGCTGATCCCGACCACGATCGCGGCGTTGCTCTCGGCGATCGGCATCGCGGGGATGGACCGGCTGGTGCGTTTCAACGTGCTCGCCAAGTCGGGCCGCGCGGTGGAAGCAGCAGGCGACATCGACGTGCTGCTGCTCGACAAGACCGGGACGATCACGATCGGCGACCGCGCGGCGAGCGACTTCCGCCCGCTGGGCGGGGTGACAACCGACGAACTGGCGCGTGCCGCGCTGCTCGCCAGCCTGGCCGACGAGACGCCCGAGGGCCGTTCGGTAGTGACGCTGGCGCAGGGCAAATATGCGGTCGAGATCCGCGAGCTGCCGAACACGGCGGAGATCATTCCTTTCACCGCGCAGACCCGCATCTCGGGCGTCCGCTTCGGTGCGACGCTGATCCAGAAGGGCGCGGTCGACGCGATCCTGCGCGCCAATCCCGGCATGGCCGGGGCGGAGGAGCTGCGCCGCATCTCAGAGGAGATTGCGCGCCAGGGCCAGACGCCGCTGGCAGTGGCCGAGGACGGCCGGCTACTCGGCGTGATCGCGCTCAAGGACGTGGTGAAGGCCGGCGTGCGCGAGCGGTTCGGCGAGCTGCGCCGGATGGGCATCCGCACGGTGATGATCACCGGCGACAACCCGCTCACCGCCGCGGCGATCGCGGCCGAGGCCGGGGTCGACGATTTCCTCGCCGAGGCGACGCCCGAAGACAAGCTCGCGCTGATCCGCAAGGAACAGCAGGGCGGGCGGCTGGTCGCGATGTGCGGCGACGGCACCAACGACGCGCCGGCGCTGGCCCAGTCCGATGTCGGCGTGGCAATGAACACCGGCACCCAGGCCGCGCGCGAGGCGGGCAACATGGTCGATCTCGACAGCGATCCGACCAAGCTCATCGAGATTGTCGGCCTCGGCAAGCAGCTGCTGATGACGCGTGGGGCGCTGACCACCTTCTCGGTCGCCAACGACATCGCCAAGTATTTCGCGATCATCCCGGCGATGTTCATCGTGCTCTATCCCTCGCTCGGCGTGCTCAACGTGATGGAGCTGGCGAGCCCGCAAAGCGCGATCCTCTCGGCGATCATCTTCAACGCGCTGATTATCCCGTGCCTGGTGCCGCTGGCGCTGAAGGGCGTGACGTATCGCCCGATCGGCGCGGGGCCGCTGCTGGCACGCAACCTGTGCATCTACGGGCTGGGCGGCGTGCTGGCGCCATTCGTCGGAATCAAGCTGATCGACCTGGTCGTGTCCGGGTTGGGGCTGGCGTGA
- a CDS encoding metallophosphoesterase produces the protein MLALALLGLTASAPAPEHPQFSIGAIADAQYAEEPDSGQRLYHTAPAKLAAAIADFNRQKLDFVVHLGDFIDKDWASFDAMLPIVARSRHPWHFALGNHEFAVPDAYKPQLPAKLGMPARYYSFERHGWLFVVTDGNDLSSYGWPEGSPQHKASMALHERLYADKPLWDGGIGDAQLAWIDAQLAAADKRGLKVALLSHFPVYPENPHNLWNAPAVMAAIERHLSVKLWLDGHNHDGNYGEHAGVHYVNLKAMLDTEDTSYARLDFFADRIEIRGTGRQQDMVLKLR, from the coding sequence ATGTTGGCGCTTGCCCTGCTGGGCCTGACGGCGAGCGCGCCGGCGCCCGAGCACCCGCAGTTCAGCATCGGCGCGATTGCCGACGCGCAATATGCCGAGGAGCCCGACAGCGGCCAGCGGCTCTACCATACGGCGCCGGCCAAGCTCGCCGCCGCGATCGCCGATTTCAACCGGCAGAAGCTCGATTTCGTCGTCCATCTCGGCGACTTCATCGACAAGGACTGGGCGAGCTTCGACGCGATGCTGCCGATCGTCGCGCGCTCGCGCCACCCCTGGCACTTCGCGCTCGGCAATCACGAATTCGCTGTCCCCGACGCGTACAAGCCGCAGCTTCCCGCGAAGCTCGGCATGCCGGCGCGCTACTACAGCTTCGAGCGCCACGGCTGGCTGTTCGTCGTCACCGACGGCAACGATCTCAGCAGCTATGGCTGGCCCGAGGGCAGCCCGCAGCACAAGGCCAGCATGGCGCTCCACGAACGGCTCTATGCCGACAAGCCGCTCTGGGACGGCGGGATCGGCGACGCGCAGCTCGCCTGGATCGATGCCCAGCTCGCCGCCGCGGACAAGCGTGGCCTGAAGGTCGCGCTGCTCTCGCACTTCCCGGTCTATCCCGAGAACCCGCACAATTTGTGGAACGCGCCCGCGGTCATGGCCGCGATCGAGCGCCACCTTTCGGTCAAGCTCTGGCTCGACGGGCACAATCACGATGGCAATTACGGCGAGCATGCCGGCGTGCATTATGTGAACCTCAAGGCGATGCTCGATACCGAGGATACCTCCTACGCCCGGCTGGACTTCTTCGCAGACCGGATCGAGATCCGCGGCACCGGGCGGCAGCAGGACATGGTCCTGAAGCTGCGCTGA
- the kdpC gene encoding potassium-transporting ATPase subunit KdpC: MLKDFTTAFRPAIVLTILFAALLGIAYPAALTGVGQLAFSHQANGSLIVEGGQVRGSELLGQGFASPDYFHGRPSAAGANGYDASASAGSNLGPASQALSDRVAKDVATIRTAPGNSVPADLVTTSASGLDPDISPEAALYQVARVAGARGASADKVRAIVQAHVEHPLLGFLGEDRVNVLALNRDLDKQVPKGAQATR, translated from the coding sequence GTGCTCAAAGACTTCACCACCGCATTTCGTCCGGCAATCGTCCTGACGATCCTGTTCGCCGCGCTGCTCGGCATCGCCTATCCGGCGGCGCTCACCGGCGTCGGGCAGCTCGCCTTCTCGCACCAGGCGAATGGCAGCCTGATCGTCGAGGGCGGACAGGTCCGCGGCTCGGAGCTGCTCGGCCAAGGCTTTGCCAGCCCCGACTATTTCCATGGCCGCCCCTCGGCAGCCGGCGCCAATGGCTATGACGCCAGCGCCTCGGCCGGGTCGAACCTCGGTCCGGCCTCGCAGGCGCTGTCCGACCGCGTGGCCAAGGACGTTGCCACCATCCGCACTGCACCAGGAAACTCGGTTCCCGCCGATCTGGTGACCACCTCCGCCTCGGGGCTCGACCCTGACATCAGCCCCGAGGCGGCTCTTTACCAGGTGGCACGCGTCGCCGGTGCGCGGGGCGCAAGCGCGGACAAGGTGCGGGCGATCGTACAGGCGCATGTCGAGCATCCGCTGCTCGGCTTTCTTGGCGAGGATCGGGTAAACGTGCTCGCGCTCAATCGCGACCTCGACAAGCAAGTGCCCAAGGGCGCACAAGCCACCCGGTGA